A single genomic interval of Spinacia oleracea cultivar Varoflay chromosome 6, BTI_SOV_V1, whole genome shotgun sequence harbors:
- the LOC110775557 gene encoding uncharacterized protein, with translation MKLPSHINYDGSIDPDDHIAAYEGHMYLYTASSAIWCKCFPAKLSGLAQTWFKNLKVGSIRNCRQLSKQFCEHFVSNKRREKTSAELWSVKQRGDESLRDYLGRFNREAVMIPDIKPDITILALTHGLRKSRYRDYLAKKNVSNLGAALEKADEYIRIEEFNRTLALSNHDDYVHSQMADSRKDDKREKDSQRRKDNREDHENDERKDKKKDKYDSYTPLLLPRSHIFFMNETDDKWQSPGKMHFKNWDQSKWCDFHDDYGHMKTSVEISKTM, from the coding sequence ATGAAACTCCCTAGCCACATCAATTATGATGGCTCCATAGATCCTGACGATCACATAGCTGCGTACGAGGGACATATGTACCTGTACACCGCATCCTCGGCAATATGGTGCAAGTGCTTCCCGGCTAAGCTAAGCGGTTTGGCCCAAACCTGGTTCAAAAACTTAAAGGTCGGGTCCATTCGTAATTGCAGACAGTTGTCGAAGCAATTCTGTGAGCACTTCGTCAGCAACAAACGTAGGGAGAAAACATCAGCCGAACTATGGAGCGTGAAGCAGCGAGGGGACGAAAGCCTAAGAGACTATCTTGGGCGATTCAACCGAGAAGCTGTGATGATACCCGATATTAAGCCGGACATCACCATACTGGCTCTTACTCATGGCTTACGTAAAAGCAGGTATAGAGATTACCTAGCAAAGAAGAATGTCTCCAACTTAGGAGCTGCTCTTGAAAAGGCGGACGAATACATCAGGATTGAGGAATTTAATAGGACATTGGCCTTATCCAACCATGATGATTACGTCCATTCACAGATGGCAGACTCCAGGAAGGACGACAAAAGGGAGAAGGATAGTCAAAGAAGAAAGGACAACCGAGAAGACCATGAGAACGACGAACGGAAAGATAAAAAGAAAGACAAGTATGACAGTTACACACCTTTGCTCCTCCCTCGATCACATATATTTTTCATGAACGAAACTGATGACAAATGGCAAAGCCCTGGGAAGATGCACTTCAAGAATTGGGATCAGTCTAAATGGTGCGACTTTCATGATGACTACGGCCACATGAAGACGAGTGTCGAGATCTCAAAAACAATGTGA